In Planctomycetia bacterium, the following are encoded in one genomic region:
- the icd gene encoding isocitrate dehydrogenase [NADP], whose translation MTRHAVTVIPGDGIGPECVQAAVEVINATGASIDWIERHAGERVFKQGIASGVPQETIDSISQTRVVLKGPLGTPVGFGEKSANVTLRKLFETFANIRPVRELPGVVTPYTGQGIDLVVVRENVEDLYAGIEHMQTSDVAQCLKLISAKGSEKIVRTAFEFARSEGRKSVACATKSNIMKLTEGEVKRTFERIAPEYPDIKSWHVIIDNCAHQLVKKPSQFDVIVTTNMNGDIISDLTSALVGGLGFAPSANLGNGIAIFEAVHGSAPKYAGKDVINPTAVLLSGVMMLKHLGEFAAAADIEHAVLCTLQDGKLTGDVVGYDKGVPTSAYTKHVIANLGRRAEGWKVRAAQPIRMPEVSRDQIFRPARTKDVVGADIFVDSGLTPAVLGPALEVLAAGSPLKLKMISNRGTKVYPDGNPNIDCVSHHRCRFVSRSGQPIAFDEALALARQINGTHEVCHIERLLRIDGADGFTKAQGED comes from the coding sequence ATGACACGGCATGCGGTTACGGTCATTCCCGGCGACGGAATCGGTCCGGAATGCGTCCAGGCGGCGGTCGAGGTGATCAACGCGACCGGCGCCTCGATTGACTGGATCGAGCGGCATGCCGGCGAACGGGTCTTCAAGCAGGGCATCGCCTCCGGCGTGCCGCAGGAGACGATCGACTCGATCAGCCAGACCCGCGTCGTCCTCAAGGGCCCGCTGGGCACGCCCGTCGGCTTCGGCGAGAAGTCGGCCAACGTCACGCTCCGCAAGCTGTTCGAGACGTTCGCCAACATCCGCCCGGTGCGGGAACTGCCCGGCGTCGTCACCCCTTACACCGGCCAGGGGATCGACCTGGTCGTGGTCCGCGAAAACGTCGAGGACCTGTACGCCGGCATCGAGCACATGCAGACGTCGGACGTCGCCCAGTGCCTGAAGCTGATCAGCGCCAAGGGCTCCGAGAAGATCGTCCGCACGGCCTTCGAGTTCGCCCGCTCCGAGGGGCGGAAATCGGTGGCCTGCGCCACGAAGTCGAACATCATGAAACTCACCGAGGGGGAGGTGAAGCGGACCTTCGAGCGGATCGCGCCGGAGTACCCGGACATCAAGTCCTGGCATGTGATCATCGACAACTGCGCCCACCAACTCGTGAAGAAGCCGTCCCAGTTCGACGTCATCGTGACGACGAACATGAACGGCGACATCATCAGCGACCTGACCTCGGCCCTCGTCGGCGGCCTCGGCTTCGCCCCCTCCGCCAATCTCGGCAACGGAATCGCGATCTTCGAGGCCGTGCATGGCTCGGCCCCGAAGTACGCCGGCAAGGACGTGATCAATCCGACGGCGGTGCTGCTCAGCGGCGTGATGATGCTCAAGCACCTCGGCGAGTTCGCCGCCGCCGCCGACATTGAGCACGCCGTGCTCTGCACGCTTCAGGACGGGAAGCTCACCGGCGACGTCGTCGGCTATGACAAGGGGGTGCCGACGTCGGCGTACACGAAGCACGTCATCGCCAACCTCGGCCGCCGTGCCGAGGGATGGAAGGTACGGGCGGCGCAGCCGATCCGCATGCCGGAGGTGAGCCGGGACCAGATCTTCCGCCCGGCGCGGACGAAGGATGTGGTGGGCGCCGACATCTTCGTGGACAGCGGCCTGACGCCGGCCGTGCTCGGCCCGGCGCTGGAGGTACTCGCCGCGGGCTCCCCCCTGAAACTGAAGATGATCTCCAACCGGGGCACGAAGGTCTATCCCGACGGCAATCCGAACATCGACTGCGTCAGCCACCATCGCTGCCGATTCGTGAGCCGCAGCGGCCAGCCGATCGCGTTCGACGAGGCGCTGGCCCTCGCCCGCCAGATCAACGGAACGCACGAGGTCTGCCACATCGAGCGGCTCCTGCGGATCGACGGCGCCGACGGGTTCACGAAGGCGCAGGGCGAGGACTGA